The genomic interval CCACTCCACCCGATTGTTTGACACCCAATCTCTTTCGCGTGTCGCATTGCCCGAAGCACATTCTCTGAATTGCCGCTCGCACTGATACCGATAACAGTATCGCCCGGGTTCACGAGATTTTTGAGTTGTTCAACGAAAACATCTTCATAAGCGACATCGTTTGACCATGCCGTCATTGTCGCGACGTTATCCGTTAAACTCATAACACGGAAACGGGGTTTACCGGGGACACTCGTGCCTTTTCCTAAGTCACAGGCAATATGTGATGCTGTAGAAGCACTTCCGCCGTTACCAATCACAAAAATTTGCTTTTCGGCGTAATATGCCTCCATAATAACATCTATAGAACGTCGGACATCTGCCAATGTGAGTCGCTCTAAAACATCTTGTAGATGCGAAATATAGTTCTGGATTCTCTCCATTTATAGTAAATCCTATAATTATTTGGTCTCCGCGGTAGGCGAGGTTTCAAACCTCGCCTACCTGGGTGTGTCTATAAGTAAGTAGGTAAGCAATTTTCAGACGACTAATGCGATGGCAGCGAGGTCACCCAACGCATCACCTAATTGGGCAGGCGCGATATGAACCGCTTCTGCAGGACGGGTCATTGCAAACTTTGAAACTGTCTCCCGAATCGGATCGAGTAAGAGATCACCAGCGGCAATTGCGATCGTTCCGAGTAAAACGATGTCAGGGTTCAAGATGTTGACCAAATTTCCGATACCCCAGCCCATGTAATATGCTGTCTCCTGAACGAGTTCTAAAGCTAAAGCATCGCCCGTGCGCGCCGCGGCGAGTACATGCTCCGATTTGACACCTTCAATTTGTCCGTCGGCAAGTGCTAATAGTGCCGTTGATGCCTTCCCGTTCTCCAGCTGCTTTTGTATTGCAGTCTGTGCGCGGCGTGCGATAGCAGGACCGGAACAGAGTGCCTCAAGGCATCCCTGTTTTCCACAGCCACAGCGGGGTCCATCCGGTAGAAGTATCTGATGTCCTACCTCACCGGCACTGTCATTGGCACCGTGGTAAACCTGACCATTGATAACAATACCACCCCCGATACCTGTACTCATCGTCATATAGAGGACCGCACTATAGCCACGTCCACCGCCGAACCTGAACTCTGCGAGCGCACTCGCATTCGCGTCGTTCTCAATCGTCACTGGTACCTGAAATTCAGATTCCAATTTTGCTTTAAGCGGTAGCGCGTCCCAGCCGGGTAAGTTCGGAGGAGAATAGACAATCCCAGTCTTCGTATCCAACGGACCGCCACAACTCACGCCTATCGCTGAAATAGATGTCTGTTCCAAACCGGCTTGACTGACAACTTCACGCACCATATCAAACAGCAAATCGATCGCATATTCCGGTCCCTTTTCTGAGAACGTCGGTTTACGCACCTTGCC from Candidatus Poribacteria bacterium carries:
- a CDS encoding ROK family protein, with translation MKKHIVGIDIGGTKLATVVADRRGHILGKVRKPTFSEKGPEYAIDLLFDMVREVVSQAGLEQTSISAIGVSCGGPLDTKTGIVYSPPNLPGWDALPLKAKLESEFQVPVTIENDANASALAEFRFGGGRGYSAVLYMTMSTGIGGGIVINGQVYHGANDSAGEVGHQILLPDGPRCGCGKQGCLEALCSGPAIARRAQTAIQKQLENGKASTALLALADGQIEGVKSEHVLAAARTGDALALELVQETAYYMGWGIGNLVNILNPDIVLLGTIAIAAGDLLLDPIRETVSKFAMTRPAEAVHIAPAQLGDALGDLAAIALVV
- a CDS encoding SIS domain-containing protein; amino-acid sequence: MERIQNYISHLQDVLERLTLADVRRSIDVIMEAYYAEKQIFVIGNGGSASTASHIACDLGKGTSVPGKPRFRVMSLTDNVATMTAWSNDVAYEDVFVEQLKNLVNPGDTVIGISASGNSENVLRAMRHAKEIGCQTIGWSGFGGGALATICDVNVVVDSDRYGPVEDVHLILNHVLHAWIQEEFTAS